DNA sequence from the Candidatus Kryptoniota bacterium genome:
TTTAACTTCGAGTCATCGAGTATCGAGTCGGCAATTTCAACTCCCGTTGCAAAGGCTGTTGAACGACCGTGAGTTGTGTGAAAGGTGTGAACGGAATGGAAAAGGGCGTCCACAAGTCCGACGCATCCGATATCGCTCGTGATGTTTATGTTATGAGGAGGAATTTTTAGTTTTACGAGTGCGGCGTCAATCGCATGAGTTATGTGATGGTGCCCGCACCCTTTGCAGAACGGGAATTTCGCGTCGACCTTGAGGTAGGTTGACGGAGCTGCCCCAATCGGCATATCAGCCATTCGCGTCGGCTCCCTTCAATGCAAGAACCGATTCCTCGATCTCTGCGGGTGTTATCATTCTTCCTATCCCGTTTATACCCGTCACTTTCTTTCCACCTAAGATTTTGACAACCTCCCCTTTATAGAGGCCTGTCAGGTTTTCTTCGACTACCATTACGGAATTCACTCGAGCGGCGGATTTCATCAATGCCGCTTCAGGAATGGGAAACAAAGTTTGCGCATTCATGAATGAGATCGATTCCCCTTTTTCTCTCAACTTCGCGACAGCTTCACGCGATGTACGCGCGCTCACTCCATAGCTGATTATTAGTGTTTGTGCATCGTCTTCAGCGTCGAGCAACACCCGAGTTATATCATCCTGTCTCGCAATAACTTTTTCATGAAGGTGAGCAAGTACTTCCAAAGTCTCGGGAGAATTCTTCTGTAGACTTCCCGACATATCGTGGGCTGAACCGGTGATAACGACCTTCTCATCGCCCCCGACAGGCGCGAACTCAGGCACATCTTTTCTCTCTTTAAAGTAATAGTTCTTGAAGGCGTCACCGTTTTTATTTTGATAATATTTCCTGGACGACGTTTCCGATTTAGGAAGTCGATCGTAGTCGACATTTTCCGAAGTCATCGCG
Encoded proteins:
- a CDS encoding transketolase C-terminal domain-containing protein → MPQFRIRNGNQMIAEGAIAAGCRFFAGYPITPASGIYKYMIDELPRLGDVAISSPDEISALAFCVGASQRGFKSMTATSGPGFSLMVETLQYAVMTETPLVIALVQRLGPSTGGATQGGQGDALLVGHSIAGGYTIPVYSPSDPYEAYDLTIHAFNVAERLRTPVVILTDKEVAMTSENVDYDRLPKSETSSRKYYQNKNGDAFKNYYFKERKDVPEFAPVGGDEKVVITGSAHDMSGSLQKNSPETLEVLAHLHEKVIARQDDITRVLLDAEDDAQTLIISYGVSARTSREAVAKLREKGESISFMNAQTLFPIPEAALMKSAARVNSVMVVEENLTGLYKGEVVKILGGKKVTGINGIGRMITPAEIEESVLALKGADANG